Genomic DNA from Candidatus Cloacimonas sp.:
TTTTAGCTAATGAATTAACATCGTCAATCTCACTAATTAAAACTGCCTCACCATATTTATTAAGAAAAGGAGTGCCGGTTGTCTTATAGGTAATAACTGGAAATCCAAGTATCATAGCTTCTATAATAGTTCCTGATATTACATCAAGTTTTACAGGTAACACAGCATACTTTGCTTGTTGAATATGCTTGTGCATATCAGATTGTTTAATAAAATATTCCGTAAATTCGATATTATCTTTTAATCGTAATTCCTCAATCATTTTGTCCAGAAATTTACGATAATCTGCAGCACACTTCCCAACTATATTTAAAGTAACTTCAGGAAATTCTTTTTTTACCAATTTAAGTGCTTGGATAGTATCCTCTACCCCTTTTTTCTTTGTAACACCGGCAGCAAAGAAGACAAAATCATATTTCTTAGCTATATTATCTATTGTTTTGGGATGTTTAAAAGGGAAAGTATAATGAAATATTATGGCTTCAGGGTTATTACGCAAAACCATATTCCTATGCATTAGTCCATTACAGCAAAAGTACTTTATTTTTTTATGTATTCTCAACTCTAAATCCCAACGATATTGATCTACATCTCCGCTGAGTTTTTCCCTAAGGGGATTTGTATAAACAGTTTGAGCTGTAAGCATTAACGGTAAATTATTAATATCCAAAGCAGATATAGAATAATAAGGATTTTCAGCACCTACCAAATTTACAATATCTGGTTTAATATCCTTCAAAAATTGGTTTATTAAATATCTATTATGATAGTATTTTGGTCTCTTCACATTAAAGAAGCGCCTATATATCTTAATTATTAGAATATCATCATCTGGTCTAAAAAAGTGATAGTGTATATTATTATAGCTAAAGCTGTATTTAAACTTTTTTAGATTTTTATGTGGAGATATAATATGAATTTCTATATCATTCCGTTTTTCAAACTCATAAATAAGATTCGTTACCCAAGGAGCATAGTCAAATAATTGTTTATTTCGCTTATTTAAAATCTTACGAATATAATTCTCAATCTTACATCCCGATAATGGTAGCTTTTCTCTAACTTCTGGATTAGAAAAGTGGCATATCAAAGCAACTTTTAGTTGTTTATTCATCAAAACCTCTGAAAAATACACATAAACGCTTCCGCATACTTTACGCCGATTCTTGAACCCCGAAAAGCTGCTAAACCTTTTATAGCATGAGCACTTCTCGGTAAAGGATCAGGCATTATCTCTGTTTCATATATCTTCATTATTTCAATTTTTGTATCCAGATAATCAGTAATATCAACAAATGTATTGGGAATAAATGCATTTTCCGCTAAGGCAGGGGCAAATTCAGTTTCTGATAGGGTTTCGAACATATAAATTCCTTTAATGAATGGAGCTCTAAAACTTTTAGTCGAAGATATCAAAGCGTTAAAAATAGTCCTATGATCAGAATGAACATCACTCCTATTAGGAGCAAATATAATTTCGGCATTTGATTTTATAATAAATTTACTCATTGATCCAATTATATCATTTAGTTTAATTTGATCTATCTCTGTTTCAGGCAAGCTCATCCGGTATATAGCTTTGAAACCATAAATTCTATTAACCTTTTCAATAATCAAAGATTGTTGAGAATTTCCATCGGTAATGAACATACAGTTAACTGAGTGGCCTTTTTCCTTTAACTTTAGTATAGTGCCACCACAACCAAGAGTTTCATCATCCGGATGAACAGATATAATCAATATATTCACAATTATAAATCCTAACAATGCATTATGCT
This window encodes:
- a CDS encoding glycosyltransferase family 4 protein, whose amino-acid sequence is MNKQLKVALICHFSNPEVREKLPLSGCKIENYIRKILNKRNKQLFDYAPWVTNLIYEFEKRNDIEIHIISPHKNLKKFKYSFSYNNIHYHFFRPDDDILIIKIYRRFFNVKRPKYYHNRYLINQFLKDIKPDIVNLVGAENPYYSISALDINNLPLMLTAQTVYTNPLREKLSGDVDQYRWDLELRIHKKIKYFCCNGLMHRNMVLRNNPEAIIFHYTFPFKHPKTIDNIAKKYDFVFFAAGVTKKKGVEDTIQALKLVKKEFPEVTLNIVGKCAADYRKFLDKMIEELRLKDNIEFTEYFIKQSDMHKHIQQAKYAVLPVKLDVISGTIIEAMILGFPVITYKTTGTPFLNKYGEAVLISEIDDVNSLAKNMLRVMKEPELVEKMLANSKVFIEREYDNKANMDKLVNIYNAVYKHYYNREHIPKELLFNPDEFPEYTMG
- a CDS encoding PIG-L family deacetylase; the protein is MNILIISVHPDDETLGCGGTILKLKEKGHSVNCMFITDGNSQQSLIIEKVNRIYGFKAIYRMSLPETEIDQIKLNDIIGSMSKFIIKSNAEIIFAPNRSDVHSDHRTIFNALISSTKSFRAPFIKGIYMFETLSETEFAPALAENAFIPNTFVDITDYLDTKIEIMKIYETEIMPDPLPRSAHAIKGLAAFRGSRIGVKYAEAFMCIFQRF